The nucleotide sequence GTGTGTTAGTGGTGCGATGGGGAATTTATAAGCCACTGTTTATTGGCGCCGTTTTGGTGTCAGTAACCAATCTGTTGTTCGCTTTATTGTCGCTTCAGTCTGACATGGGAGATGCCATGATAACGCCTTCGCTGAGCTGGCTGGCGTTAGTCATCAGCGCCGATAATTTATCAGGAGGCATCGCCAGCACCGCATTTGTGGCCTATCTGTCCAGTTTAACCAATCGCAGCTACACCGCGACTCAATATGCGTTGTTCAGTTCACTCATGACGTTACCGGGTAAATTCATCAGTGGTTTCTCCGGTTGGGTGGTGGATAGCGCCGGTTATACTGAATTTTTTGTGCTTGCGTCAGCATTGGGTATTCCGGCAATTGCATTAGTATTGGTATTAATGTGGCATGACCGAGAGTCAGTGTCAGATAAAGATGGGGTTAAAGTATGAATACTGTTCCTGCGTGGATTGTGAAACAAACCGGTACAGCGGATGTTTTAGAGAAAGGAGAGATCGAATTACCGGAACCGCAAACGGGCGAAGTGAAAGTTCGTGTCTGTGCGGCAGGTTTTAATCCGATTGATACCAAGATTCGCGCTGGTCTGGCGCCGATTCTGAATGAGTCAGGTGTTTTGGGCTGCGATGTCAGTGGCGAAGTGATTGCCGTGGGTGAAGGTGTTACTCATTTGGCTGTTGGTGATTCAGTTTATGGTTGTGCTGGTGGCGTAAAAGGGAGTGGTGGTGCGCTGGCGGCTGAGATGATTTGTGATGCCGACCTGTTAGCGAAAGCCCCAACAGCTGTTTCTCTGGCTCAGGCGGCGTCGATTCCTCTTGTTGCCATTACTGCTTTTGAAGCTTTGAAGCGCTTAGCGCCACAAGCTGATGAAAAATTGCTGGTGATGGGCGCTTCCGGCGGTGTGGGCCAGTGGGCCATTCGTTTGGCACAGGAAGCCAACATCGAGGTATTCGGTACGGCAGGCAGTCCGGAGCGGGTGGAGCAGTTAAAGCAAAGTGGTGTTCATGCTGACTTACACGCCAACGCCGCTGAGCTGTCTGGCTCTCTTGCGCAGTCGGGTTTTGATAATGTACTCGACACCTTTGGTGGGGAGAGTTTGCAAAAAGCGCTGGAAGTCGCTGCCCCGTATGCTCAGGTAGCCACCATCAATGCCCGCAATACCTACGATCTGACTCAGGCGCATGCAAAGTCTCTAACGTTGCACGCGGTATTTATGTTGTTGCCACTTTTAACAGGGAATGGTCGCAAAGCGCATGGTGAGTTTTTAGCTGAGCTGAGTAACAAAGTTGATGCCGGGTTAATTCAGGTGCCTGAAGCGGCAGAAAAGCAGATGTCGGACGTCGCTGATATTCACCGCGCTTACGAGGCCGGTGAATTAATGAATAAAGTGGTGATGAAAGCGAATTTCTAATCGAAGCTATAAAATTTAACTCTATTGTCTTTTGAGAGCAGCAACAGGATGTTGCGGTAGCGCAGCAGGTACATGGATGTACCTTCTGTGCGGTGGCAAAAAGATAATCGAGTTGAATTTGATGCTGGCCAAATAAAAAGCCCATTAATTTTCAGTCACACACATCACAATCGCCATCCATGGCTTCGGTGATGTGTACGCAGCTCCATGCTGCTGTTTTGAAAGTTAATGGACTCTTTATTTTGAATAACGCAAAAGAGTTTACTCAATTCCCAGCATTTTGTGGGTTTGCAAACTCAGCTTCCAGCTCGGATGCTTTAAACAAAAATCCACCGCTTTTTGTGTATTGGTGTTAGACAGACCTTCTTTGGCACCGGCTAACTGTGCATCCAGATTTTTATCACTGGCCAACACCACGGGCTGATAATCTGCCATGGGTTGTAAATAACGATGATCTGCTTCGATATAGTCGAAGCGTTCTGGCATGGCATCTGGCTGTGGATATACCAGTTTAAGCTCATCGCAACGAATCAGATCTATTTCAGATTTACCCTTAGGGCTTAAACAAATCCAATCGATGCCTTCCGGAGCAGGCAAGGTACCGTTGGTTTCTACCGCAACTTCAAATCCTTGCTTATGCAGCTCCGCGATTAATGCTTCATCTAATTGCAACAACGGTTCGCCGCCGGTACAAACCACATAAGGCTTACCAACTTTATTGCCAGATGCACCGGGCCATAAGTCAGCGATTTGTTGTGCTAGTGCTTCGGCGCTGTACTTGCCCCCCAAATGCCCATCGGTTCCAATAAAGTCGGTGTCGCAGAAATCACAGATCGAATCTTTGCGACTCTCTTCTCGACCATTCCATAAATTGCATTTACTGAAGCGACAAAACACGGAAGGGCGGCCAGCCTGGGCGCCTTCCCCCTGTAAGGTGTAGAAGATCTCTTTGACGCGATACTGTTTTGCTTTCATCAAGCCGTCTCGTAAGTCAGTGGATCCGTTGCCTGATTCTTCTCGAACGCTTCTAAACGCTCAACACAGGAGCCGCACTTACCACAGGCTTTTTCACGACCGTTGTAGCAGGTCCAGGATTTACCATAATCCAAGCCCATCGCTAAGCCATCGGCCAGAATCTCGATTTTATCGCTGTCTAAATAAGGGGTAACAATATCGACTGGCTCGTAGTTCGCCAGCTTTGCCACTTTATTCATTGCATGAACAAAGTCTGGGCGGCAATCTGGGTAGATAGCATGATCACCGGAGTGGGCGCCGTAGAAAACTTTGTGGGCGCCAATATCGACGGCATAACCAATCGCCAGCGACAGCAGAATCATATTGCGGTTAGGTACCACAGTGGACTTCATGTTTGCCGCTTCGTAATGACCTTCAGGAATCTCGATGTCGGACGTCAGTGATGAGCTTTGCAGCAACTGATTGATGGCAGTGATGTCGATGATCTTATGCTGGATATCCAGCTCGGCACAGACATTCTTAGCGAACTCGATTTCTTTGGAATGCTTCTGACCATAATCGAAGGTCAAGGCATACAGTTCATAGCCGTCTTGTTTGGCCTTATTCAGGATGGTGAACGAATCCATACCGCCAGAATAGATAACAACGGCTTTTTCAGCGACTGCTGCAGTCATAATGATGTCTCTCTTGTATTACTAAGATACTGAGACGGAAAACAGTCCGAATCAGGCATTCGGGGCTATGCCCGAGCGCAGGCGCATTATACGTGCTTTTATGCTCTCTATATAAGAGTAGTACGAAGGGTGCTCTTCTATATGCAAAGTATCCTAAATTCACTGATTTCATCTTTCTGAAACTTTTTTCAAAAAAGGTGTTGACGCATTTTCTGATGTCTGTAAAATGCGCCGCTCCTGATCGCTGAGGGCGATTCGGAAAGCCAGAAGGAGCTGGTTAAGTGCTTGTTTTTAAACAACTTTTTAAAAATAAATGCTTGACACGCTGGCTTGGTGCTGTAGAATGCGCCGCACGATTTGAGGTGAGGTTGTTTAGCTTCTTCTCTTATCGGTTGAGCGGAAATGCTTCAGAAACTTTCTTAAAAAATTCTGAAAAAACGCTTGACATACTGCGGTAGATCATTAGAATACGCAGCCCGCTTTGAGAGAAACTCAAAGCAACGTTCTTTAAAAATTAGCATTAAGTAATTCGTGTGGGTACTTACTGAGGTGTTGTGGAGACACGCTGAGGTTGCTCTTTTGAGTGATTCAGCACGCAATATTTTCAAGTAAGAACTCGTCGATAATTCATTTATAGATTTATTGTCAGTTTTATTCTTGAGCAAGATTTAGATTGGATATTCCACCAATCGAAACTTTTTAAACTGAAGAGTTTGATCATGGCTCAGATTGAACGCTGGCGGCAGGCTTAACACATGCAAGTCGAGCGGTAACAGAGATAGCTTGCTATCTGCTGACGAGCGGCGGACGGGTGAGTAACGCGTAGGAATCTACCTAGTAGTGGGGGACAACAGTTGGAAACGACTGCTAATACCGCATACGCCCTATGGGGGAAAGCAGGGGATCTTCGGACCTTGCGCTATTAGATGAGCCTGCGTCGGATTAGCTAGTTGGTGGGGTAATGGCCTACCAAGGCGACGATCCGTAGCTGGTCTGAGAGGATGATCAGCCACACTGGGACTGAGACACGGCCCAGACTCCTACGGGAGGCAGCAGTGGGGAATATTGCACAATGGGCGCAAGCCTGATGCAGCCATGCCGCGTGTGTGAAGAAGGCTCTAGGGTTGTAAAGCACTTTCAGAAGGGAGGAAAGGTTGTAAGTTAATACCTTGCAACTGTGACGTTACCTTCAGAAGAAGCACCGGCTAACTCCGTGCCAGCAGCCGCGGTAATACGGAGGGTGCAAGCGTTAATCGGAATTACTGGGCGTAAAGCGCGCGTAGGTGGCTTGTTAAGCGGAATGTGAAAGCCCCGGGCTCAACCTGGGAACTGCATTGCGAACTGGCAAGCTAGAGTACAGTAGAGGGTAGTGGAATTTCCTGTGTAGCGGTGAAATGCGTAGAGATGGGAAGGAACATCAGTGGCGAAGGCGACTGCCTGGACTGATACTGACACTGAGGTGCGAAAGCGTGGGGAGCAAACAGGATTAGATACCCTGGTAGTCCACGCCGTAAACGATGTCTACTAGTTGTTGGGAGACTTGATCTCTTAGTAACGAAGCTAACGCGATAAGTAGACCGCCTGGGGAGTACGGCCGCAAGGTTAAAACTCAAATGAATTGACGGGGGCCCGCACAAGCGGTGGAGCATGTGGTTTAATTCGAAGCAACGCGAAGAACCTTACCTACTCTTGACATCCTGCGAACTTGGTAGAGATACCTTGGTGCCTTCGGGAACGCAGTGACAGGTGCTGCATGGCTGTCGTCAGCTCGTGTTGTGAAATGTTGGGTTAAGTCCCGTAACGAGCGCAACCCTTGTCCTTAGTTGCCATCATTAAGTTGGGGACTCTAAGGAGACTGCCGGTGACAAACCGGAGGAAGGCGGGGACGACGTCAAGTCATCATGGCCCTTACGAGTAGGGCTACACACGTGCTACAATGGCCGGTACAGACGGTTGCCAACCCGCGAGGGGAGCTAATCTGAGAAAGCCGGTCGTAGTCCGGATTGGAGTCTGCAACTCGACTCCATGAAGTCGGAATCGCTAGTAATCGTGAATCAGAATGTCACGGTGAATACGTTCCCGGGCCTTGTACACACCGCCCGTCACACCATGGGAGTGGGTTGCTCCAGAAGTGGCTAGCTTAACCTTCGGGAGAGCGGTCACCACGGAGTGATTCATGACTGGGGTGAAGTCGTAACAAGGTAGCCCTAGGGGAACCTGGGGCTGGATCACCTCCTTAAACGATACTTCACTCATCTCAGTCAAGTGCTCACACGAATTGCTTTAATGCTTTTAATCAGAACTTCAGTTTTGAGGTTTTGATTCGTTCTTTAAAAATTAGGATACATGAGAATTGAGATTCTCAAGCGAACCGGCGGTTGCTTGATTTGATTAATAACTACCCGTTATTAATCAGTAGCACCAACCATTAAAGTTTTGACCTTCATAGCTTGTAAGTGTCGAAACGGTTTGGGGTTATATGGTCAAGTGACTAAGCGTGCACGGTGGATGCCTTGGCATCTGGAGGCGATGAAAGACGTAGTAGCCTGCGATAAGCTTCGGGAAGGTGGCAAACAACCTGTGATCCGAAGATCTCTGAATGGGGAAACCCACCTGTCATAAGGCAGGTATCTGCAACTGAATACATAGGTTGTAGAGGCAAACCTGGGGAACTGAAACATCTAAGTACCCAGAGGAAAAGAAATCAACCGAGATTCCCTTAGTAGCGGCGAGCGAACGGGGACCAGCCCTTAAGCTGTTTTGTAGATAGTAGAACGCTCTGGAAAGTGCGGCCATAGTGGGTGATAGCCCCGTATACGAAATCTTATCTACAGTGAAATCGAGTAGGTCGGGACACGTGATATCCTGACTGAACATGGGGGGACCATCCTCCAAGGCTAAATACTCCCAGATGACCGATAGTGAACCAGTACCGTGAGGGAAAGGCGAAAAGAACCCCTGTGAGGGGAGTGAAATAGATCCTGAAACCGTGTACGTACAAGCAGTGGGAGCCGACTTTGTTCGGTGACTGCGTACCTTTTGTATAATGGGTCAGCGACTTAATGTTAGTGGCAAGGTTAAGCTTATAGCGGAGCCGTAGGGAAACCGAGTGTTAACTGCGCGTCCAGTCGCTAGCATTAGACCCGAAACCGGGCGATCTATCCATGGGCAGGTTGAAGGTTGAGTAACATCAACTGGAGGACCGAACCCACTGTCGTTGAAAAGCCAGGGGATGACCTGTGGATAGGAGTGAAAGGCTAATCAAGCCCGGAGATAGCTGGTTCTCCTCGAAAACTATTTAGGTAGTGCCTCATGTTTAACCATCGGGGGTAGAGCACTGTTAAGGCTAGGGGGTCATCCCGACTTACCAACCCTTTGCAAACTCCGAATACCGATGAGTTCAATCATGGGAGACACACGGCGGGTGCTA is from Bacterioplanoides sp. SCSIO 12839 and encodes:
- the queC gene encoding 7-cyano-7-deazaguanine synthase QueC, whose product is MTAAVAEKAVVIYSGGMDSFTILNKAKQDGYELYALTFDYGQKHSKEIEFAKNVCAELDIQHKIIDITAINQLLQSSSLTSDIEIPEGHYEAANMKSTVVPNRNMILLSLAIGYAVDIGAHKVFYGAHSGDHAIYPDCRPDFVHAMNKVAKLANYEPVDIVTPYLDSDKIEILADGLAMGLDYGKSWTCYNGREKACGKCGSCVERLEAFEKNQATDPLTYETA
- the queE gene encoding 7-carboxy-7-deazaguanine synthase: MKAKQYRVKEIFYTLQGEGAQAGRPSVFCRFSKCNLWNGREESRKDSICDFCDTDFIGTDGHLGGKYSAEALAQQIADLWPGASGNKVGKPYVVCTGGEPLLQLDEALIAELHKQGFEVAVETNGTLPAPEGIDWICLSPKGKSEIDLIRCDELKLVYPQPDAMPERFDYIEADHRYLQPMADYQPVVLASDKNLDAQLAGAKEGLSNTNTQKAVDFCLKHPSWKLSLQTHKMLGIE
- a CDS encoding zinc-binding dehydrogenase gives rise to the protein MNTVPAWIVKQTGTADVLEKGEIELPEPQTGEVKVRVCAAGFNPIDTKIRAGLAPILNESGVLGCDVSGEVIAVGEGVTHLAVGDSVYGCAGGVKGSGGALAAEMICDADLLAKAPTAVSLAQAASIPLVAITAFEALKRLAPQADEKLLVMGASGGVGQWAIRLAQEANIEVFGTAGSPERVEQLKQSGVHADLHANAAELSGSLAQSGFDNVLDTFGGESLQKALEVAAPYAQVATINARNTYDLTQAHAKSLTLHAVFMLLPLLTGNGRKAHGEFLAELSNKVDAGLIQVPEAAEKQMSDVADIHRAYEAGELMNKVVMKANF